A single genomic interval of Camelina sativa cultivar DH55 chromosome 11, Cs, whole genome shotgun sequence harbors:
- the LOC104722083 gene encoding uncharacterized protein LOC104722083: MTSIEATETVNAPPKLQIWNNAAFDDGDSQITSAIEEATSWSSQLNESFDSDGIKENHFSISVSSSLQSSVSITTDQEAAKAAPSAKSKTVKSKSAADRSKRDIDAEIEEVEKEIGRLSTRLESLRLEKAEQTARSVAIRGRIVPAKFMESQKPTVRFDDSSLQGSKSRRGVSLGPAEIFNSGKRSETVTPIQSAQNRRKSCFFKLPGIEEGKMTNRGNNNKGRTSLSLSPRSRKAKVMTAGQKQAATTVGSKRAVKKEEGVFSLIQPKKLFKDDEKNVSLRKPLKPGRVVASRYSLVSKTQQGGGEKDVRKRSLPENEEKENHNRSEKRRASDENSKSEGRVKKRWEIPSEVDLYSSGVNDVDETPICEKLPKIRTLRRLGGSPRDSGAAKRVAELQSKDRSFTFCQLLRFEE; the protein is encoded by the coding sequence ATGACTTCAATCGAGGCTACAGAAACGGTTAACGCTCCTCCAAAGCTTCAGATCTGGAACAACGCCGCTTTCGACGATGGAGATTCCCAGATTACTTCCGCCATCGAAGAAGCTACTTCTTGGTCTTCTCAACTCAACGAATCATTCGATTCCGATGGTATCAAAGAGAATCATTTCTCAATTTCGGTTTCCTCTTCGCTCCAGTCCTCAGTCTCGATCACCACCGATCAAGAAGCAGCAAAAGCAGCTCCGTCGGCGAAATCCAAAACCGTCAAGTCCAAATCCGCCGCGGATCGGAGTAAACGAGACATCGATGCAGAGATCGAAGAGGTAGAGAAAGAGATCGGACGGTTATCGACGAGATTGGAGTCGCTCCGATTAGAGAAGGCTGAGCAAACGGCGAGAAGCGTCGCTATTAGAGGAAGAATCGTCCCGGCGAAGTTTATGGAATCTCAGAAACCAACAGTCAGATTCGATGATTCGTCTCTCCAAGGATCCAAATCAAGAAGAGGCGTTAGTCTTGGACCGGCGGAGATATTCAATTCCGGGAAGAGATCCGAAACTGTGACTCCGATTCAATCGGCTCAGAATCGTCGCAAGTCTTGTTTCTTTAAGCTTCCTGGTATAGAGGAAGGCAAAATGACGAACagaggtaataataataaaggaagAACGAGTTTGAGTCTGAGTCCAAGATCTCGTAAAGCCAAGGTGATGACGGCGGGTCAGAAGCAAGCAGCGACGACTGTGGGATCAAAGAGAGcggtgaagaaagaagaaggtgttTTTTCGTTGATCCAGCCTAAGAAGCTATTCAAAGACGATGAAAAGAATGTTTCTTTGAGGAAACCATTGAAACCTGGGAGGGTTGTTGCTAGTAGGTATAGTCTAGTGAGTAAGACGCAGCAGGGTGGAGGAGAGAAAGATGTGAGGAAACGTTCGTTGCCTGagaatgaagagaaagagaatcaTAACAGGTCGGAGAAGAGAAGAGCTTCTGATGAGAATAGCAAGAGTGAagggagagtgaagaagagatgggaGATTCCGAGTGAGGTTGATCTTTATAGCAGTGGTGTGAATGATGTTGATGAGACTCCTATATGTGAGAAGCTACCTAAGATCAGAACGCTTCGTCGTCTTGGAGGGAGCCCTCGTGATTCAGGTGCTGCTAAAAGAGTTGCTGAATTACAAAGCAAGGATCGTAGTTTCACTTTTTGCCAGCTTCTGAGGTTTGAAGAATGA
- the LOC104722081 gene encoding uncharacterized protein LOC104722081: MSYLNKIWMAASFVAVQGNADHGVKLKSGITSAHRLQRRLSSDLRPLAAADLAGDSIPAEERRRNSSSTPDESLRQVMYLNCWAQG, from the coding sequence atgagTTATCTGAACAAGATTTGGATGGCAGCTTCATTCGTAGCAGTTCAAGGAAACGCCGATCACGGCGTCAAGTTGAAAAGCGGAATCACCTCCGCTCACCGTCTCCAACGCAGGCTTTCCTCCGATCTTCGTCCTCTCGCCGCCGCTGATCTCGCCGGAGACAGTATCCCAGCTGAAGAAAGACGTCGTAACTCTTCTTCAACCCCCGATGAGTCTCTCCGCCAAGTCATGTACCTCAACTGCTGGGCACAAGGCTAA
- the LOC104722084 gene encoding external alternative NAD(P)H-ubiquinone oxidoreductase B1, mitochondrial-like, with protein MTLLSSLGRVSRSAPLASKLLLLGTLSGGSIVAYSDSNTAVNKKEEQKKKKVVVLGTGWAGISFLKDLDITSYDVQVVSPQNYFAFTPLLPSVTCGTVEARSIVESVRNITKKKNGEIELWEADCFKIDPVNQKVHCRPVFKDDPEASQDFSLGYDYLIVAVGAQVNTFGTPGVRENCHFLKEVEDAQRIRRGVIDCFEKALLPGLTEEQRRRKLHFVIVGGGPTGVEFAAELHDFIQEDVTKIYPSVKELVKITLIQSGDHILNSFDERISSFAEQKFLRDGIDVQTGMRVLSVSDKDITVKIKSSGEVVSLPHGLILWSTGVGTRPVISDFMEQVEQGGRRALATNEWLQVKGCENVYAVGDCASIAQRKITEDIANIFKAADVDNSGTLTMEELRDVVDDILVRYPQVELYLKSKHMRNVNDLLADSEGNERKEVDIEAFKLALSEVDTQMKTLPATAQVAAQQGAYLAKCFNRMEQCKEQPEGPKRFRTGGHHQFRPFQYKHFGQFAPLGGDQAAAELPGDWVSAGKSTQWLWYSVYASKQVSWRTRALVVSDWTRRYIFGRDSSRI; from the exons atgacattacTTTCCTCTCTAGGAAGAGTTTCTCGATCTGCCCCACTTGCCTCTAAGCTCCTTCTCCTCGGCACTCTCAG CGGTGGAAGTATAGTGGCATACTCTGATTCTAACACAGCAGTTAACAAAAAGGaggagcaaaagaagaagaaagtagttGTGCTTGGGACTGGATGGGCTGGTATATCTTTCCTTAAAGATCTCGATATAACTTCCTACGATGTTCAGGTTGTGTCTCCGCAGAACTACTTTGCCTTTACGCCATTGTTACCTAGCGTAACCTGTGGAACTGTTGAAGCTAGAAGCATTGTGGAGTCTGTCCGTAATATAACTAAGAAG aaaaATGGGGAAATCGAATTGTGGGAAGCAGATTGCTTTAAGATCGATCCTGTTAACCAAAAGGTTCACTGTCGACCAGTTTTCAAGGATGATCCTGAAGCAAGCCAAGACTTTTCACTCGGGTATGACTACTTGATCGTAGCAGTGGGAGCACAAGTCAACACATTTGGCACTCCTGGTGTACGTGAGAACTGCCATTTTCTCAAG GAAGTAGAGGATGCACAGAGGATTCGTAGAGGAGTGATAGATTGTTTTGAAAAAGCACTCCTTCCTGGTCTCACTGAGGAACAAAGACGACGAAAGCTTCATTTTGTTATTGTGGGAGGAGGTCCTACTGGTGTGGAGTTTGCAGCTGAGCTACATGACTTTATTCAAGAAGATGTCACCAAAATATACCCGTCAGTAAAAGAGCTCGTGAAAATAACACTCATTCAATCTGGAGATCATATTTTGAATTC ATTTGATGAACGTATCAGTTCATTTGCTGAGCAAAAGTTCCTGCGAGATGGTATTGATGTTCAGACAGGAATGCGTGTGCTTTCTGTGTCTGATAAGGATATCACTGTGAAAATCAAATCAAGTGGAGAAGTCGTAAGTCTTCCTCATGGATTGATATTGTGGTCCACTGGAGTTGGAACCCGTCCGGTTATCAGCGACTTCATGGAGCAAGTTGAGCAAGGAGGCAGACGTGCGTTGGCAACTAATGAGTGGTTACAAGTGAAAGGATGTGAGAATGTTTATGCAGTTGGCGATTGTGCTTCTATAGCTCAACGCAAAATCACG GAGGATATTGCAAACATATTCAAAGCTGCAGATGTGGACAACTCAGGAACCTTGACCATGGAAGAGTTGCGAGACGTGGTTGATGATATCCTTGTGAGGTACCCGCAGGTGGAGTTGTACCTGAAAAGCAAGCATATGAGGAATGTTAACGACCTGCTGGCTGATTCTGAAGGAAATGAAAGGAAAGAAGTAGACATCGAGGCATTCAAATTGGCTCTCTCAGAGGTTGATACACAGATGAAGACCCTGCCTGCAACTGCTCAG GTCGCTGCCCAACAAGGGGCTTATCTTGCAAAATGCTTCAACAGGATGGAGCAGTGTAAAGAGCAACCTGAAGGTCCTAAGCGCTTCAGAACCGGCGGGCATCATCAGTTTCGCCCCTTCCA GTACAAGCACTTTGGACAATTTGCTCCATTGGGAGGGGACCAAGCAGCTGCTGAACTACCTGGAGACTGGGTTTCAGCTGGAAAAAGCACCCAGTGGCTCTGGTATTCTGTTTATGCAAG CAAGCAAGTTAGCTGGCGAACAAGGGCTCTGGTGGTGTCAGACTGGACAAGGAGGTACATATTCGGGAGGGATTCAAGCCGCATCTGA